A portion of the candidate division WOR-3 bacterium genome contains these proteins:
- a CDS encoding PBP1A family penicillin-binding protein encodes MPKPKMPSDKKKKTHRLRWAIIIILSVIAGFALGLYIQIIHDLPPAEAISFYAPPVSTKVYDDQDSLFTEFFIERRELANLSDVPDYLKKGFICIEDKTFYKHWGVDVKAIFRAVIQNILHLRAAQGFSTITMQLARNMFLTQEKTILRKLKEIALALRIERAYTKDEILERYLNQVNFGQGRYGVATAARYYFNKNISDLTLSESALLVALPKSPEYLSPYRYPERAKARRDLVLKQMFKDHIITEEEYNKAINEPLNVAERKKGHSVGEYFIEELRRHLELKYGAEFLYRSGASIYTTINRNIQEVAEEVLEKHLKTIEKDYKFKITKAKIDSTGIPDTLNNTPYLQGALIIADHRKGEIKAMIGGRDFSQSKFNRATQAKRQTGSSFKVFVFLAALDNGFTPADLVLDLPIVLEVAGPDSIYRPANYDHKFLGPITMRKALALSRNLVAVRLIRIVGPDLVVKYAYGLGIKSKLLPVVSLALGSCEVSLAELTQAFSTIANLGEEKSLIMIRKIVNKDGTIIEMNKPATEKKLSEQTCYLMVNLMRSVVDGGTGYEIRKYYKGPAAGKTGTTDNYSDAWFIGFTPHYTAGVWVGFDDNKTIFRGATGGVVSAPIWGEIISRIDTLITDDFPVPEGIVWCKICPKSGLLANEYCPTPREEPFIKGTEPKESCDVHTLETKLHGEDEFEKLDRSALQGY; translated from the coding sequence ATGCCAAAACCGAAGATGCCCTCAGATAAAAAGAAAAAAACTCACCGTCTGCGCTGGGCGATAATTATAATTTTATCCGTAATTGCTGGTTTCGCCCTTGGACTATACATTCAGATTATCCATGACCTTCCACCTGCCGAAGCAATATCTTTTTATGCACCACCAGTATCAACAAAAGTATATGACGACCAGGACAGCCTTTTTACTGAATTTTTTATTGAAAGAAGAGAGTTAGCAAATTTAAGCGATGTACCTGATTATCTTAAAAAAGGTTTTATATGTATTGAAGATAAAACATTTTATAAACACTGGGGTGTTGATGTTAAGGCAATATTCCGAGCGGTTATTCAGAATATACTCCATCTTCGGGCTGCCCAGGGATTTAGTACAATAACGATGCAACTTGCACGAAATATGTTTCTTACCCAGGAAAAAACTATTCTCCGTAAATTAAAAGAAATTGCCTTAGCACTAAGGATTGAAAGGGCATATACCAAGGATGAAATTCTTGAACGATATTTAAATCAGGTAAATTTTGGTCAGGGGCGATACGGTGTGGCAACTGCCGCGCGTTATTATTTCAATAAAAATATCTCGGATTTAACTTTGAGTGAATCGGCACTGCTTGTTGCCCTTCCTAAGTCACCGGAATACTTATCTCCTTATCGTTATCCCGAAAGGGCAAAGGCAAGAAGAGACCTTGTATTAAAACAGATGTTTAAGGACCATATTATAACTGAGGAAGAATACAACAAGGCAATAAACGAACCATTAAATGTAGCGGAACGTAAAAAGGGACATTCAGTAGGTGAATATTTCATTGAGGAACTAAGAAGACATCTTGAATTAAAGTATGGTGCGGAATTTCTTTATCGTAGTGGTGCAAGTATCTATACTACAATCAATAGAAATATCCAGGAGGTTGCAGAAGAAGTTCTGGAAAAACATTTAAAGACGATTGAAAAAGATTATAAATTTAAAATAACAAAGGCCAAGATTGATTCCACAGGTATCCCTGACACATTAAACAACACACCCTATCTACAGGGTGCATTGATAATTGCTGACCATAGAAAAGGGGAAATAAAAGCAATGATTGGCGGCAGAGATTTTAGCCAGAGCAAATTCAACCGGGCAACGCAGGCAAAACGCCAGACTGGTAGTTCATTCAAGGTCTTTGTATTCCTTGCAGCACTTGATAACGGCTTTACACCTGCGGATCTCGTCCTTGATTTACCGATTGTCCTTGAAGTCGCAGGACCTGACAGTATCTATCGTCCAGCGAATTATGACCATAAGTTTTTGGGTCCCATAACAATGCGAAAGGCACTTGCTTTGTCACGAAATCTTGTTGCGGTAAGATTGATTCGTATCGTTGGTCCGGATCTCGTAGTAAAGTATGCCTATGGCTTAGGCATAAAATCAAAACTTTTACCGGTGGTGTCACTCGCACTTGGTTCCTGTGAAGTAAGCCTTGCTGAACTAACACAAGCATTCAGCACGATTGCCAATCTTGGTGAAGAGAAGTCTTTAATAATGATCAGGAAGATTGTTAATAAAGATGGCACCATCATTGAAATGAATAAACCCGCCACTGAGAAAAAACTTTCTGAACAAACATGTTATCTTATGGTCAATTTGATGCGTTCAGTTGTAGATGGTGGAACGGGGTATGAAATAAGAAAATACTACAAAGGTCCTGCTGCAGGTAAAACAGGGACTACTGATAATTATTCTGATGCCTGGTTTATTGGTTTTACACCCCATTATACTGCAGGGGTCTGGGTCGGATTTGATGATAACAAAACAATTTTCCGGGGTGCAACCGGTGGCGTGGTTTCAGCACCGATCTGGGGTGAGATAATATCAAGGATTGACACCCTTATAACAGATGATTTTCCTGTTCCTGAAGGAATTGTTTGGTGTAAAATATGTCCAAAATCTGGATTACTTGCAAATGAATACTGTCCCACACCCCGTGAAGAACCTTTTATTAAAGGTACCGAGCCAAAAGAATCTTGTGATGTCCATACACTTGAAACCAAATTACATGGGGAAGATGAATTTGAAAAACTTGACCGCTCTGCATTACAGGGATATTAA
- the ugpC gene encoding sn-glycerol-3-phosphate ABC transporter ATP-binding protein UgpC: protein MAELRLENVSKIYDKNIIAVRDINFKVNDKEFVVLLGPSGCGKTTILRLIAGLEEVSEGKIFIDNICVNGISPDKRDIAMVFQNYALYPHMTVFENMAFGLRVRKIPKSEIEQRVLKAADTLGLKEFLNRKPRQLSGGQRQRVALGRAIVRNPKLFLFDEPLSNLDAKLRVQMRGELSRLHKTLNATIVYVTHDQIEAMTLGEKVVVMNNGKIQQISDPITLYKKPANKFVAGFIGSPPMNFISGVIKKDLNEIKFINSDITIKLSSEFEKFANRDVVMGIRPSDFTDASGIEFKIMVEIIEPIGEDTYIYGKINNTTVHAKVPETYKPRIDESLILKVSPEKLYLFDAKTEDALR, encoded by the coding sequence ATGGCTGAATTAAGATTGGAAAATGTTTCTAAAATATATGATAAAAACATAATTGCTGTTCGGGATATAAATTTCAAGGTCAATGATAAGGAATTTGTTGTATTACTGGGACCCTCAGGCTGTGGCAAAACAACTATATTGAGATTGATTGCGGGATTGGAAGAAGTATCAGAAGGTAAGATATTCATTGATAATATTTGCGTAAATGGTATTAGCCCGGATAAAAGGGATATCGCAATGGTATTTCAAAACTATGCACTCTACCCCCATATGACAGTCTTTGAAAATATGGCTTTTGGATTGCGTGTCAGGAAAATACCTAAATCAGAGATTGAACAAAGGGTTTTAAAGGCAGCCGATACTCTTGGATTAAAAGAATTTTTAAATAGAAAACCGAGACAATTATCTGGTGGTCAGCGTCAGCGTGTTGCACTCGGAAGGGCAATTGTCAGGAATCCAAAGTTGTTCCTCTTTGATGAGCCCCTTTCTAATCTTGATGCTAAATTAAGGGTGCAAATGCGTGGAGAATTATCACGACTACATAAAACTTTAAATGCCACAATTGTCTATGTCACCCATGACCAGATTGAAGCAATGACGCTTGGCGAAAAAGTGGTTGTAATGAATAATGGCAAAATTCAACAGATAAGTGACCCGATCACCCTTTATAAAAAACCCGCGAATAAATTTGTTGCGGGATTTATTGGCTCTCCGCCAATGAATTTCATCAGTGGTGTTATTAAAAAAGATTTAAATGAAATAAAATTTATAAACTCGGATATTACAATTAAACTCAGTTCTGAATTTGAAAAATTTGCAAATCGTGATGTCGTAATGGGTATTAGACCAAGCGATTTTACAGATGCATCCGGTATTGAATTCAAAATCATGGTGGAAATCATTGAACCGATAGGTGAAGATACATATATCTATGGCAAAATTAACAATACTACTGTCCATGCAAAGGTGCCCGAAACATATAAACCAAGAATTGACGAATCGTTAATCTTGAAAGTTTCTCCGGAAAAATTATACTTGTTTGATGCCAAAACCGAAGATGCCCTCAGATAA
- the accD gene encoding acetyl-CoA carboxylase, carboxyltransferase subunit beta, with the protein MWFKKKIQAKPEEKLELPEGLWVKCESCGEILYKTELEKRIWICPKCNFHFRIGSRDYIALLLDEGMIEELDADMEPLDPLDFPDYKKKLKSAQQSTKLKDGLVYGRAKIGGIPVIFATMDFAFMGGSMGSVVGEKVARAIRLARTEKKPLIILSTSGGARMQEGIFSLMQLSKTSAELALLAKEGMPYISILTHPTMAGVMASYASLGDIIIAEPGALIGFTGPRVIEQTIGEKLPPGFQRSEFMLEHGMIDLLVSRTDLRNTLIRLLKIICKVQ; encoded by the coding sequence ATGTGGTTTAAAAAGAAAATCCAGGCAAAACCCGAAGAAAAATTGGAATTGCCAGAAGGACTCTGGGTAAAATGCGAAAGTTGCGGTGAAATTCTTTATAAAACTGAACTTGAAAAGCGCATATGGATATGCCCAAAATGTAATTTCCATTTCCGGATAGGCTCGCGTGATTATATTGCCCTTTTGCTTGATGAAGGAATGATAGAAGAACTTGATGCGGATATGGAACCGCTCGATCCTCTTGATTTTCCTGATTACAAGAAAAAATTGAAATCGGCTCAACAATCTACAAAATTAAAAGATGGATTAGTATATGGAAGGGCTAAGATTGGTGGAATACCGGTTATTTTTGCAACAATGGACTTTGCCTTTATGGGTGGCAGTATGGGTTCGGTGGTAGGTGAAAAGGTAGCGAGGGCAATAAGACTCGCACGGACCGAGAAAAAACCTTTAATAATTCTCTCCACATCCGGTGGGGCACGAATGCAGGAAGGAATATTTTCCTTGATGCAATTATCCAAGACATCTGCCGAACTTGCACTTCTGGCAAAAGAAGGAATGCCTTATATCTCAATCCTTACCCATCCAACAATGGCTGGGGTTATGGCATCCTATGCATCACTGGGCGATATAATTATTGCCGAGCCTGGTGCACTCATAGGATTCACAGGTCCCAGGGTTATTGAACAAACAATTGGGGAAAAACTGCCTCCGGGATTCCAGCGTTCTGAATTTATGCTGGAACACGGAATGATTGACCTCCTTGTATCCAGAACCGATTTACGCAATACGCTGATAAGGTTGCTGAAGATAATTTGTAAAGTTCAGTGA